One segment of Acropora muricata isolate sample 2 chromosome 8, ASM3666990v1, whole genome shotgun sequence DNA contains the following:
- the LOC136924787 gene encoding DBH-like monooxygenase protein 1 encodes MNVCTSSATNMLRSLLIVFSAFSSACAADLSSEYAHRAVLDPEGRMSLYWTVNWHKESVSLAVEAATTGWVGFGISSGNGKMAGSDVVIGWVKDSQGYLTDRYADSESLPTKDEEQSYFLTGFEESNEKTVLKFTRKFDTCDTRDRKIKQGTTKVVFAYHTQDPTSENDLKMHTFRGSRSILLLNNMEKKEIDETGWENFTFLNRNVTIPKKETTYWCALFKAPEVNTKKHITMFEASLQPGNEGLVHHFIVYECHGDFNDTHFGVGYDCVSSANMPLRRCYFNNMVAAWGIGGEAFYFPPKAGFPIGTSDSPKYYMMEIHYNNPEGVEDRNDSSGVRFRYTSNIRQYDAGTLSVGDANSNFLVIPPKQKSWLSVGFCPKECNQEPMKASTLRDGGINVFAAFLHTHLQGVAAWTKHYRNGVELPEIARDDNYDFNFQDIQVLQKEVHIKPGDDVVHYCKYQTMDRNDLVVGGLSTSNEMCLDIMFYYPQMKNASNFCNSILYEPISSFIKERFPGVNVSWPNPLPEMNITWTEELVTDLRLRMDKAKTIVPVCFQPGKRLPEWLPIPPMSKPLLPSKSKCHMSVNVDSSSMMSTSLLVVSVSFFYVCSMIF; translated from the exons ATGAATGTTTGCACTTCCTCGGCAACAAACATGTTAAGGTCGCTGCTAATTGTGTTCTCTGCTTTCTCTTCAGCCTGTGCTGCTGATCTATCAAGCGAGTATGCTCACCGCGCTGTATTGGATCCTGAAGGGCGGATGAGCCTGTACTGGACAGTCAACTGGCACAAGGAGTCTGTTTCACTTGCAGTGGAAGCGGCAACCACTGGATGGGTTGGATTTGGAATCTCTTCAGGAAACGGCAAAATGGCTGGAAGCGACGTGGTTATCGGCTGGGTAAAGGATTCACAAGGATACTTAACG GACCGCTATGCTGACTCCGAGAGTTTGCCGACAAAAGATGAAGAACAAAGTTATTTCCTGACAGGCTTCGAAGAAAGCAATGAAAAAACAGTGTTAAAATTTACTAGGAAGTTTGACACTTGTGACACCAGGGACAGAAAAATAAAG CAAGGAACCACGAAAGTTGTATTTGCATATCACACTCAAGACCCCACATCTGAAAATGACCTCAAGATGCACACCTTTAGGGGCTCAAGAAGTATTTTACTTCTTAACaatatggaaaaaaaagaaatcgacGAGACGGGATGGGAAAATTTTACCTTTCTAAACAGAAAT GTAACAATTCCCAAGAAAGAAACAACATATTGGTGTGCTTTGTTCAAAGCCCCTGAAGTGAACACGAAGAAACACATAACAATG tttgaagcTTCACTTCAACCGGGAAACGAAGGCCTTGTTCATCATTTTATTGTGTATGAGTGTCATGGTGATTTCAATGACACTCATTTCGGTGTTGGTTATGATTGTGTTTCTTCTGCCAATATGCCACTGAGGAGATGCTACTTTAACAACATGGTGGCTGCGTGGGGAATTGGTGGAGAG gcCTTTTATTTTCCGCCTAAAGCTGGATTTCCCATTGGAACGTCTGATTCTCCCAAATACTACATGATGGAAATTCACTACAACAACCCCGAAGGAGTTGAAG ATCGTAATGATAGTTCGGGAGTGCGCTTTCGTTACACTTCAAATATCCGCCAGTATGATGCTGGTACCCTTTCAGTCGGGGACGCAAATAGCAATTTTTTGGTAATACCACCCAAGCAAAAATCCTGGTTGAGCGTCGGGTTTTGTCCCAAAGAATGCAATCAG gaGCCAATGAAAGCGTCAACACTTCGCGATGGAGGAATTAATGTCTTTGCCGCCTTCCTTCATACTCACTTACAAG GCGTCGCAGCTTGGACAAAGCACTACCGTAATGGAGTCGAATTGCCAGAGATCGCACGAGACGATAATTATGACTTTAACTTTCAG GACATACAAGTGCTACAGAAAGAAGTGCACATTAAGCCG GGAGATGACGTGGTGCACTACTGTAAATACCAGACCATGGATCGAAATGACCTTGTGGTG GGTGGTCTGTCGACTTCAAACGAGATGTGCCTGGATATCATGTTTTACTACCCGCAGATGAAAAATGCGTCTAACTTTTGTAACAGCATCCTGTATGAGCCAATTTCTTCCTTTATAAAGGAGCGCTT TCCGGGTGTCAATGTGTCTTGGCCAAATCCTCTTCCCGAAATGAACATCACTTGGACTGAAGAATTGGTAACTGACTTGAGGCTAAGAATGGACAAGGCTAAAACAATTGTTCCCGTCTGCTTTCAG CCAGGAAAGCGTCTTCCCGAGTGGCTGCCGATTCCACCCATGAGCAAACCGTTACTTCCATCCAAGTCGAAGTGTCACATGTCAGTGAACGTCGACAGCTCATCTATGATGTCCACTTCGTTGCTGGTAGTCAGTGTGTCCTTCTTTTATGTGTGTAGTATGATCTTTTAA
- the LOC136924788 gene encoding DNA fragmentation factor subunit beta-like: MVIARAYKIQDVRGKKRTGVVASSLADLRQKGASKLAVPKNCRVCLEDGTDVEDNDYFKLLPPQTVLVFVRPDETWEGPVTVLKHATEKIFRAHSQRDDIIERVHDLIHSPESHETLCVLVELVNQLDSNIEAEERSEDQSWFDGLSPACNTKVDAMRSTAKARIRKYFSNAKESFEKASKKAQPLLMNALKYFEVELKKHQYFGDYFARSARKDLRLCCDRGWFDCKGPYNEKACSKHHKINPYASKETRILFSTWNFDHVIEKSRQIFPTMIRAAENCPKGSQLNWVYFFELLFTHKNLKLVHVVCHVKGEHTGFECQAKSYYKKQER, from the exons ATGGTAATTGCGAGAGCTTACAAAATTCAAGATGtaagaggaaagaaaaggaCAGGAGTTGTAGCCAGCAGCTTGGCTGATCTCAGACAAAAAGGTGCAAGCAAACTGGCTGTTCCGAAGAACTGCAGAGTATGTTTGGAAGATGGAACAGACGTTGAAGATAATGATTATTTTAAACTTCTTCCTCCGCAGACAGTGCTTGTCTTTGTGCGACCTGATGAGACTTGGGAAGGAC CTGTAACTGTTTTAAAACATGCCACGGAGAAAATTTTTAGAGCTCACTCACAGAGAGATGATATAATAGAGCGTGTTCATGATCTCATTCATAGCCCAGAATCTCATGAGACATTGTGTGTTTTGGTGGAATTGGTGAACCAGTTGGATTCCAATATTGAGGCAGAGGAGAGAAGTGAGGATCAGTCTTGGTTTGATGGCCTGAGCCCAGCATGTAACACTAAAGTCGATGCAATGAGATCCACAGCAAAAGCCAGAATCAGAAAGTACTTTTCCAATGCCAAAGaatcttttgaaaaa GCCTCAAAAAAAGCCCAGCCACTCCTAATGAATGCATTGAAATATTTTGAAGTTGAACTGAAAAAGCATCAATACTTTGGTGACTACTTTGCTCGCTCAGCTAGAAAGGATCTACGCCTTTGTTGTGACAGGGGATGGTTTGATTGCAAGGGACCTTATAATGAAAAAGCCTGCTCTAAGCATCATAAAATTAATCCATATGCCAGTAAAGAAACTAGGATCTTGTTCAGTACCTGGAATTTTGATCATGT tatCGAGAAGTCTCGTCAGATTTTCCCAACGATGATCAGAGCAGCTGAAAATTGTCCTAAAGGAAGTCAGTTGAACTGGGTCTACTTCTTTGAGCTACTTTTTACTCATAAAAACCTAAAGTTAGTTCATGTTGTGTGCCATGTCAAAGGAGAACACACAGGTTTTGAGTGTCAAGCTAAATCTTATTACAAAAAACAGGAACGGTAA